Proteins encoded by one window of Synechococcus sp. WH 7805:
- a CDS encoding YqeG family HAD IIIA-type phosphatase, giving the protein MQRHWLRPDWDPGLTLAHLPLEPLLGRGIKVLLLDVDRTLLPGKDVVLPPAMRRWLVDASRQLHLHLVSNNPSRQRIKAVADQIGVDFTCGASKPRRRAISRIIDQLPTPPTQIAMVGDRVFTDVLAGNRLGLFTVLVRPPNAEGFPCQNDRVQRLERRLALLLGSPCR; this is encoded by the coding sequence ATGCAGCGTCACTGGTTACGGCCCGACTGGGACCCTGGTCTCACGTTGGCTCATCTGCCACTTGAACCCCTGCTGGGCCGAGGAATCAAGGTGCTGCTCCTTGATGTGGATCGCACGCTTCTGCCTGGGAAGGATGTCGTGCTTCCACCGGCGATGCGCCGCTGGCTGGTTGACGCCTCACGACAACTGCATCTGCACTTAGTCAGCAACAACCCCTCAAGACAGCGGATCAAAGCCGTTGCCGATCAAATCGGGGTTGACTTCACTTGCGGTGCGTCCAAACCCCGCAGGAGAGCCATCAGCCGGATCATCGACCAGTTGCCCACACCGCCCACGCAGATCGCCATGGTTGGCGATCGGGTCTTCACCGACGTCCTGGCTGGCAACCGCCTGGGACTGTTCACGGTTCTGGTCAGGCCCCCGAATGCGGAAGGATTCCCCTGTCAGAACGATCGCGTGCAGCGCCTGGAACGCCGCCTGGCACTCCTGCTCGGGAGTCCATGTCGATGA
- a CDS encoding DUF3727 domain-containing protein, whose protein sequence is MSSSGPSSSGEVPTVLVKDSEGRDLLCFLEQLIPLDGQDFALLTPVDTPVCLFKLRDGEDPQLIDSIASSEPILSVADVVLQEHDLTLVRSAVTLTVNGELDEPDPEDNEDEEGDDDSETYELLVSFLVEDQEYGLYIPLDPFFVVARMDDGCAVLVEGEDFDRIQPRIEAELDERDLPE, encoded by the coding sequence ATGAGTTCAAGCGGCCCGTCTTCCAGCGGTGAAGTCCCCACCGTTCTCGTTAAGGACAGCGAGGGACGCGATCTGCTCTGTTTTCTAGAGCAGCTCATCCCACTGGATGGCCAGGACTTTGCCCTGCTCACACCAGTGGACACACCCGTGTGCCTATTCAAGCTCCGCGATGGCGAAGATCCCCAGCTGATCGACAGCATTGCCAGTAGTGAGCCGATCCTCTCGGTTGCTGATGTTGTGCTGCAGGAACACGACCTCACCTTGGTGCGCTCGGCCGTCACCCTCACTGTGAATGGTGAACTCGATGAACCCGATCCAGAGGACAACGAAGACGAAGAAGGAGACGATGATTCCGAAACGTACGAACTCCTGGTGAGTTTCCTCGTTGAGGATCAGGAATACGGGCTCTACATCCCTCTCGATCCATTTTTTGTCGTGGCGCGCATGGACGACGGTTGCGCCGTTCTCGTTGAAGGGGAGGACTTTGACAGGATCCAGCCCAGAATCGAAGCTGAGCTCGACGAGCGTGATCTACCCGAGTGA
- the proB gene encoding glutamate 5-kinase yields MKLRVVKVGTSLLRERPGATTADAIALLASSLADSMQHGDKVVLVTSGAVGLGCQRLGMSNRPTSVSGLQAAAAIGQGHLMSLYEEALSHRSIPVAQVLLTRSDLADRRSYHNASATLHQLLQWGVLPVVNENDTVSSAELRFGDNDTLSALVASAVGADELILLTDVDRLYTADPRSDREATPITDVHHPSEIAQLEEGAGDGGRWGTGGMTTKLAAARIATASGITVHLGDGRDPKGLRQILQGGRGGTVFHPHPEPLGNRKSWLVHALQPTGSLSIDSGACRAVKQRGASLLLVGITGIEGQFSANQAVRVLDPDGLEIARGLTSIDSEQLSSSMNQSSRPRTIGGSPVVIHRDAMVLITPTIRQPAS; encoded by the coding sequence ATGAAGCTCAGGGTTGTGAAGGTTGGGACCAGCCTTCTGAGGGAACGACCTGGTGCAACAACAGCTGATGCCATTGCGCTCTTGGCCAGCAGTTTGGCGGACAGCATGCAACACGGTGACAAGGTTGTTCTCGTGACCTCAGGAGCTGTCGGACTGGGGTGTCAACGCCTCGGGATGTCAAATCGGCCGACAAGCGTCAGCGGCCTGCAAGCCGCTGCAGCCATCGGTCAGGGGCATCTGATGAGCCTTTATGAGGAAGCCTTGTCGCACCGATCCATTCCTGTGGCGCAGGTGCTTCTGACGCGCTCGGATCTGGCTGACCGCCGGAGCTACCACAACGCGTCAGCGACCCTGCACCAATTGCTGCAGTGGGGTGTTCTTCCAGTTGTCAATGAAAACGACACGGTGTCGTCTGCCGAATTGCGCTTCGGCGACAACGACACCCTCTCGGCACTGGTGGCATCAGCCGTGGGCGCCGATGAACTGATCCTGCTCACTGACGTGGACCGTCTCTACACCGCTGATCCACGCTCTGACAGGGAAGCAACACCAATCACTGATGTGCATCATCCCTCTGAAATCGCCCAACTGGAAGAGGGCGCCGGTGACGGTGGCCGCTGGGGGACCGGTGGGATGACCACCAAACTGGCAGCCGCACGCATCGCAACAGCCAGCGGCATCACAGTCCATCTGGGAGACGGACGCGACCCCAAAGGACTGCGCCAGATCCTTCAGGGAGGGCGGGGCGGAACGGTCTTCCATCCCCACCCCGAACCCCTGGGCAACCGCAAAAGCTGGCTGGTCCACGCTCTCCAACCCACTGGGAGTCTGTCCATCGACAGCGGTGCCTGCAGGGCCGTGAAGCAACGAGGTGCATCCCTCCTTCTGGTGGGAATCACCGGTATTGAGGGTCAGTTCAGCGCCAATCAGGCCGTGCGCGTGCTGGACCCTGATGGGCTGGAGATTGCCCGCGGCCTGACATCGATTGACAGTGAACAACTCTCGTCAAGCATGAATCAATCATCCAGACCAAGAACCATCGGAGGCTCCCCCGTTGTGATTCACCGCGACGCCATGGTGCTGATCACACCTACGATCCGCCAGCCAGCCTCCTGA
- a CDS encoding phosphoribulokinase: protein MSKRHPVVAVTGSSGAGTSTVKRAFEHIFARESITPAVVEGDSYHRFERMEMKKAMAEALSKGENFSHFGPEANLFDKLEELFKVYGETGGGQKRYYLHSGEEAAEHNARLGVDLNPGQFTPWEDIPGGTDLLFYEGLHGGVVGDSYDVAAQADLLVGVVPITNLEWIQKIHRDNAERGYSAEAIVDTILRSMPDYINHICPQFSRTDINFQRVPTVDTSNPFICRNIPTPDESFVIIHFRKGAREKWGIDFNYLLSMIHDSFMSSPTSIVVNGGKMGFAMELILTPIIHRMIEEKKKLG from the coding sequence ATGTCGAAGCGTCACCCCGTCGTGGCTGTCACGGGTTCCTCCGGTGCAGGAACCAGCACTGTGAAGCGTGCTTTCGAGCACATCTTCGCCCGTGAAAGCATCACTCCGGCAGTCGTTGAGGGTGACAGCTATCACCGCTTCGAGCGGATGGAGATGAAAAAGGCCATGGCCGAGGCCCTCTCCAAAGGGGAGAACTTCTCCCATTTCGGCCCTGAAGCCAACCTTTTCGACAAGCTCGAGGAGCTGTTCAAGGTTTACGGCGAGACCGGCGGTGGACAAAAGCGTTATTACCTTCACAGTGGCGAGGAAGCGGCTGAACACAACGCCCGTCTAGGCGTTGATCTCAACCCAGGACAGTTCACCCCCTGGGAAGACATTCCCGGTGGAACCGACCTTCTTTTCTATGAAGGTCTGCACGGTGGTGTGGTGGGTGACAGCTACGACGTGGCTGCTCAAGCCGATCTGCTTGTGGGCGTGGTGCCCATCACCAACCTGGAGTGGATTCAGAAAATCCACCGAGACAATGCCGAGCGGGGCTATTCCGCCGAAGCCATTGTTGACACCATCCTGCGCAGCATGCCGGATTACATCAACCACATCTGCCCACAGTTCAGCCGCACGGACATCAATTTCCAGCGGGTGCCCACCGTGGATACCTCCAACCCCTTCATCTGCAGAAACATTCCCACTCCGGATGAAAGCTTCGTGATCATTCACTTCCGCAAGGGAGCCAGAGAGAAGTGGGGGATCGACTTCAATTACCTTCTCAGCATGATCCACGATTCATTCATGTCGAGCCCAACGAGCATCGTGGTGAATGGCGGCAAAATGGGTTTTGCGATGGAGCTGATCCTGACGCCGATCATTCACAGAATGATCGAAGAAAAGAAGAAGCTAGGCTGA
- a CDS encoding DUF3685 domain-containing protein, which yields MNVQAREILLFAPDLLGESLVAELSTAEHPLSIRRSSDALEGHPDLVIWSLPGRSQPLLLDREILQLQQRWTPAPILLLLPSDFSRDPRELLALNCEGILQDPDLEGLRSAIHRLLQGGRVLNIESRASAAEHPGQPVGAASWLLLSGLQQISADLQVIEALLNPPPDQSLLRLLLEGRRRELLSARNLLLWLWGPLQMGLDDAVALSQPTESISLSLRDRNTEAVWEAIQDRLQTAVSGGLGNGTGQLLAIEGLLPERRRDLLLALLKQLHAVLLRLRQEAPAAPLSQQDLRTRWNALQPEVRQQALRSVAGSYVRVPFGESMQPVAEELLKRTDLLRGDEELPDPMTMLAALVQDQPVLVDGQLLPSDDPRALLQLETLISNWLVRTAELIGGELLGVCGEWPELRRYLLDHALISTRELERLRNQLNSQSRWQEWIERPIRLYESRRLLYRLHSGQIEPLLLTEPRDEELKQLQWWQQQVALLVEARDAIAPQVQSLVKRFGDLMVVVLTQVVGRAIGLIGRGIAQGMGRSLGRS from the coding sequence GTGAACGTTCAGGCCAGGGAGATTCTCCTTTTCGCTCCCGACCTACTCGGTGAAAGCCTCGTAGCTGAACTCTCCACCGCTGAGCATCCCCTCAGCATTCGGCGCAGCAGTGATGCATTGGAGGGTCACCCCGACCTGGTGATCTGGTCGCTCCCCGGCCGCAGCCAGCCACTCCTTCTCGATCGTGAGATTCTCCAGCTCCAGCAACGCTGGACTCCGGCTCCGATCCTGCTTCTTCTTCCCTCGGATTTCAGCCGTGATCCAAGGGAGCTTTTGGCTTTGAACTGTGAGGGGATTCTTCAGGATCCCGATCTTGAGGGTCTGCGTTCCGCCATCCATCGCCTGTTGCAGGGGGGCCGGGTGCTCAACATCGAATCCCGCGCATCGGCTGCTGAGCATCCAGGCCAGCCTGTCGGCGCTGCCAGTTGGCTGCTGCTGAGCGGTCTGCAGCAGATCAGTGCCGATCTGCAGGTCATCGAGGCACTCTTGAATCCTCCACCCGACCAGTCGCTACTGCGCTTGCTGCTGGAAGGACGCCGGCGGGAGCTGTTGAGTGCGCGCAATCTGCTGCTGTGGCTCTGGGGGCCTCTCCAGATGGGTCTTGACGATGCCGTTGCCCTCTCGCAGCCGACGGAAAGCATCAGTCTCAGCCTCAGGGATCGCAACACGGAGGCGGTATGGGAGGCCATCCAGGACCGGCTTCAAACCGCCGTAAGCGGAGGCCTGGGTAATGGCACCGGACAGTTGCTCGCGATCGAGGGATTGCTTCCGGAGCGTCGCCGCGATCTGCTCCTGGCCCTGCTCAAACAACTGCATGCCGTGCTGCTGCGCCTACGGCAGGAAGCCCCCGCAGCTCCATTGAGCCAACAGGACCTGAGAACGCGATGGAATGCCCTGCAGCCGGAGGTCCGCCAACAAGCGCTACGCAGTGTGGCGGGCAGCTACGTGCGCGTGCCTTTCGGCGAATCCATGCAACCGGTTGCAGAGGAGCTACTGAAACGGACCGATCTGTTGCGAGGCGATGAGGAACTTCCCGACCCCATGACCATGCTTGCGGCGTTGGTGCAGGACCAACCCGTTCTTGTGGACGGACAACTGCTTCCCTCCGACGATCCCAGGGCCTTACTCCAGCTCGAGACACTCATCAGCAACTGGCTGGTTCGCACAGCGGAGTTGATCGGAGGCGAGTTGCTAGGCGTCTGCGGCGAGTGGCCTGAACTGCGTCGTTATCTGCTGGATCACGCGCTGATTTCCACCCGTGAACTCGAGCGGCTGCGCAACCAGCTCAACAGTCAGTCCCGTTGGCAGGAATGGATTGAACGTCCGATCCGCCTGTACGAGAGTCGCAGACTGCTGTACAGACTGCACTCAGGCCAGATCGAGCCCCTGTTGCTGACGGAACCGAGGGATGAGGAACTGAAACAGCTGCAGTGGTGGCAACAGCAGGTCGCCCTTCTGGTTGAAGCCCGCGATGCCATCGCTCCCCAAGTGCAGAGTCTGGTGAAGCGATTCGGTGATTTGATGGTGGTGGTTCTCACTCAGGTTGTCGGTCGCGCGATCGGTCTCATCGGCCGGGGCATTGCCCAGGGAATGGGGCGCAGCCTCGGGAGAAGCTGA
- the lpxD gene encoding UDP-3-O-(3-hydroxymyristoyl)glucosamine N-acyltransferase, producing MRFSQLIAVLKNGEAGILCTSEGRDPELRGAASLERAVADQLSFLEKGNALVGSLERSDAGAVLIPDQQELRDLAEQHQLAWAVCSDPRLAFAEALEQLHPKPSPQAGIHASAVIADRVQIGAGVSIGPRVCIGDDTRIGPRTVIHPGVVIYGNVDIGEGCELHANAVLHPGSRIGDRCVVHSNAVVGSEGFGFVPTAKGWRKMPQTGLVVLEDGVEVGCGSTIDRPSVGETRIGSGTKIDNLVQIGHGVVTGRGCALASQVGIAGGAQLGNGVILAGQVGVANRAVIGDRAIASSKSGIHGEVAAGEVVSGYPAIPNRLWLRCSAALSKLPEMAKQLRELKKQISSEETRGSSEVNQ from the coding sequence ATGCGATTCAGTCAATTGATCGCCGTGCTGAAGAACGGTGAAGCAGGCATTCTCTGCACCTCTGAAGGCCGGGATCCGGAGTTGCGCGGTGCCGCCTCACTGGAGCGTGCAGTGGCGGATCAACTCAGTTTTCTCGAGAAAGGAAACGCGCTCGTTGGCAGCCTTGAACGCAGCGATGCTGGCGCGGTTCTGATTCCTGATCAACAGGAGCTCAGAGATCTAGCCGAGCAGCATCAGCTGGCCTGGGCCGTGTGCAGTGATCCCCGGCTGGCTTTTGCCGAAGCCCTCGAACAACTGCACCCCAAGCCATCTCCTCAGGCAGGGATCCACGCCAGTGCCGTCATCGCTGATCGCGTTCAAATTGGAGCCGGTGTCAGCATCGGCCCCCGGGTGTGCATCGGCGATGACACCAGAATCGGCCCACGGACCGTGATTCATCCGGGTGTGGTGATCTACGGGAATGTGGACATCGGTGAGGGCTGCGAGCTGCATGCCAACGCCGTTCTCCATCCCGGCAGCCGGATCGGTGATCGCTGTGTGGTGCATTCCAATGCCGTGGTGGGATCTGAGGGCTTCGGCTTTGTGCCCACCGCCAAGGGATGGCGCAAGATGCCGCAGACCGGTCTTGTGGTGCTCGAGGACGGCGTTGAAGTGGGCTGCGGCAGCACCATCGATCGCCCCTCCGTTGGCGAAACCCGGATCGGCAGCGGCACAAAAATCGACAACCTGGTGCAGATCGGTCACGGTGTGGTGACAGGCCGCGGCTGCGCCCTGGCCTCTCAGGTGGGCATCGCCGGTGGCGCCCAACTGGGCAACGGGGTCATCCTTGCGGGCCAGGTGGGCGTTGCCAACAGAGCCGTGATTGGCGATCGAGCGATCGCAAGCTCCAAGAGCGGAATCCATGGGGAGGTTGCCGCAGGCGAGGTGGTGAGCGGCTACCCAGCCATTCCGAATCGGCTCTGGCTGCGCTGCTCGGCGGCATTGTCCAAACTGCCTGAGATGGCGAAACAGTTGCGAGAACTGAAGAAGCAAATCTCTTCCGAAGAGACCAGGGGATCAAGCGAAGTCAATCAGTAA
- a CDS encoding thylakoid membrane photosystem I accumulation factor, whose amino-acid sequence MAGFLFRSLSMVLALVLMALPGQAARETDSYDGNIFALYAGNGSLVPPATTLAESQAAGRTSVLVYYLDDSSTSKVFSSSVSELQRVWGNSVDLLPLTTDALQDRGDQGQSDPAHYWKGVVPQVVVLDGNGAVILDSEGQVPLEEINAAISAATGIPAPTGGSTSLSFNELNTEVITR is encoded by the coding sequence ATGGCTGGGTTCCTGTTTCGCTCCCTTTCGATGGTTCTTGCTTTGGTTCTGATGGCACTCCCTGGACAAGCTGCCAGGGAGACCGACAGCTACGACGGAAACATCTTCGCTCTGTACGCAGGCAACGGATCGTTGGTTCCACCCGCCACAACCCTGGCCGAATCGCAGGCCGCAGGCCGCACCAGCGTCTTGGTCTATTACCTCGACGACAGCAGCACCAGCAAGGTGTTTTCCTCATCGGTATCGGAACTGCAGCGCGTCTGGGGCAACAGCGTGGACCTGCTGCCCCTCACCACCGATGCCCTGCAGGATCGCGGTGACCAGGGTCAGAGCGACCCTGCCCATTACTGGAAAGGAGTTGTTCCTCAGGTGGTGGTGCTCGACGGCAATGGTGCAGTGATTCTTGATTCAGAGGGACAGGTGCCTCTCGAAGAGATCAATGCGGCGATCAGTGCTGCGACCGGAATCCCCGCCCCCACAGGCGGAAGTACGAGTCTGAGTTTCAACGAGCTCAACACCGAGGTGATCACCCGCTGA
- the ruvX gene encoding Holliday junction resolvase RuvX, which translates to MLSLDVGRRRIGLAGCDALGLTVSPLPALHRGSHAQNLHHLRTLCQHRNVKGLVVGLPLNDQGQPTDQAHHCRRYGRRIARDLGLPLAFVNEHSSSWAAAERHGLQGDRSGRLDSAAAALLLEQWLAEGPDVKPVIAAPDERGGNEADEGS; encoded by the coding sequence ATGCTCAGTCTCGACGTCGGCCGGCGCCGCATTGGACTCGCCGGTTGCGATGCCCTGGGCCTGACGGTGTCACCCCTTCCGGCTCTGCACCGTGGCTCCCATGCGCAGAATCTCCATCACCTACGAACCCTTTGCCAACACCGGAATGTGAAAGGACTGGTGGTGGGGCTCCCCCTGAATGATCAGGGACAGCCCACAGACCAGGCCCACCACTGCCGACGCTATGGACGAAGGATCGCCCGAGATCTCGGTCTTCCTCTCGCCTTTGTGAATGAACACAGCAGCAGCTGGGCAGCAGCTGAACGCCATGGATTGCAGGGAGATCGCAGCGGTCGGCTCGACAGTGCTGCCGCTGCATTGCTGCTGGAACAGTGGCTAGCGGAGGGCCCGGATGTGAAACCGGTCATAGCAGCGCCCGATGAACGTGGCGGGAATGAGGCTGATGAAGGATCCTGA
- a CDS encoding A24 family peptidase, translating to MTLVLISLALFGACIGSFTNVVVWRLPRQESPIWPGSHCPSCGHAVRWHDNVPVLGWLRLRGRCRDCSAAISARYPIVETFSGCLWVSALIAAQRSSDNSMVLITLLMGLVLVSLLLPLVLIDLDHLWLPEPICRAGVICGVLATALLAWGGGSDNPKAVLLNHLIASATGLLVMESLSALAERILGQPALGLGDAKLAAVAGAWLGLGGLGISMALAVFSGAAVGTVGRWTGRLGPRQPFPFGPFIAFGIWMTWLMGASWWWQRWLALMGGA from the coding sequence GTGACTCTTGTGCTGATCTCCCTGGCCCTCTTCGGTGCCTGCATCGGCAGCTTCACCAACGTCGTGGTGTGGCGACTGCCAAGACAGGAATCTCCGATTTGGCCAGGTAGTCACTGCCCGAGCTGCGGTCATGCCGTGCGATGGCATGACAATGTCCCGGTGCTCGGGTGGTTGCGACTGAGGGGCCGATGTCGCGACTGCTCGGCAGCGATCTCAGCCCGTTACCCAATTGTGGAAACCTTCAGTGGTTGCCTGTGGGTCAGCGCCCTGATAGCGGCCCAACGCAGCAGCGACAACAGCATGGTGCTGATCACGCTGCTAATGGGGCTTGTGCTGGTGAGCCTCCTGCTGCCGCTGGTTCTGATCGATCTCGACCACCTGTGGTTGCCGGAACCGATCTGCCGAGCAGGGGTGATCTGCGGCGTCCTTGCCACAGCCCTTCTGGCCTGGGGAGGAGGCAGTGACAACCCAAAAGCGGTTCTGCTGAACCATCTGATCGCCAGCGCGACCGGACTGCTGGTGATGGAAAGCCTGAGCGCCCTCGCTGAACGAATCCTGGGCCAACCTGCCCTCGGCCTCGGAGACGCCAAACTGGCCGCTGTGGCTGGAGCCTGGCTCGGGCTAGGCGGCCTCGGGATCTCCATGGCTCTTGCGGTGTTCTCCGGTGCTGCAGTTGGAACAGTGGGTCGATGGACCGGCCGCCTTGGGCCCAGGCAACCGTTCCCCTTCGGTCCCTTCATCGCCTTCGGGATCTGGATGACATGGCTGATGGGAGCCTCGTGGTGGTGGCAACGCTGGCTGGCCCTGATGGGGGGGGCCTGA
- the leuB gene encoding 3-isopropylmalate dehydrogenase codes for MTHHRVVLLPGDGIGPEITAVTRQLLDVVSERHGFQLDFDEQLIGGAAIDATGEPLPSTTLEACRSADAVLMAAIGSPRFDSLPREKRPESGLLALRSGLKLFANLRPVKIVPALIEASSLKPDVIDGVDLMVVRELTGGIYFGQPKGRVEADGEERGFNTMTYSASEVDRIAKVAFELARERGGRLCSVDKANVLDVSQLWRDRVDAMAPSYGDVEVSHLYVDNAAMQLVRAPRQFDVLLTGNLFGDILSDEAAMLTGSIGMLPSASLGSDGPGLFEPVHGSAPDIAGEDKANPMAMVLSAAMMLRIGLKQKAAADALEQAVDRVLAAGFRTGDLMAEGCTQLGCEAMGEELRKVL; via the coding sequence ATGACTCACCATCGCGTCGTCCTGCTTCCGGGAGATGGCATCGGCCCTGAAATCACAGCAGTGACGCGCCAGTTGCTCGATGTGGTGTCCGAGCGCCACGGCTTCCAGCTGGACTTTGATGAACAGTTGATCGGAGGGGCTGCGATCGATGCCACCGGAGAGCCTCTCCCCAGTACAACCCTGGAAGCCTGCCGGTCAGCGGATGCGGTGCTGATGGCTGCGATCGGCAGTCCACGGTTTGACAGCCTGCCCCGGGAAAAACGACCTGAAAGCGGCCTTCTGGCGTTGCGGTCGGGACTGAAGCTGTTTGCCAATCTCCGCCCGGTGAAGATCGTGCCGGCACTGATCGAAGCCAGCAGCCTGAAGCCTGACGTGATCGATGGTGTGGATCTGATGGTCGTGCGGGAGCTCACCGGAGGTATTTACTTCGGCCAACCCAAGGGAAGAGTCGAGGCCGATGGTGAAGAACGCGGCTTCAACACCATGACCTATTCGGCGTCAGAGGTGGATCGCATTGCCAAGGTGGCCTTCGAACTCGCCAGGGAGCGAGGGGGGCGGCTCTGCTCTGTGGACAAGGCCAATGTGTTGGATGTGAGCCAGCTGTGGCGCGATCGTGTTGACGCCATGGCCCCCTCCTACGGGGATGTGGAGGTGAGTCATCTCTATGTCGACAACGCAGCCATGCAACTGGTGCGTGCACCTCGGCAGTTTGATGTGTTGCTCACCGGCAACCTGTTTGGCGACATCCTCAGTGATGAGGCCGCCATGCTCACTGGCTCCATCGGCATGCTCCCCTCCGCATCCCTGGGCAGCGATGGCCCAGGACTGTTTGAGCCGGTCCATGGATCCGCTCCGGATATCGCCGGAGAAGACAAGGCCAATCCAATGGCCATGGTGCTGTCTGCGGCGATGATGCTCAGAATTGGCCTCAAGCAGAAAGCCGCCGCTGACGCCCTTGAACAGGCCGTCGACCGCGTCCTTGCCGCTGGTTTCCGCACCGGTGATCTGATGGCCGAAGGATGTACACAGCTGGGATGTGAAGCCATGGGAGAGGAGCTTCGGAAGGTGCTTTAA
- the accD gene encoding acetyl-CoA carboxylase, carboxyltransferase subunit beta yields the protein MSLFDWFADRRKEQSVVKVVQEPEEGDGLWSKCPECGQVVYRKDLLANASVCSNCGHHHRIYSAERIALIADEGSFEAIDEALAPTDPLVFKDRRAYADRLRETQAGTGLRDGVMTGLCRVDDIPMALAVMDFRFMGGSMGSVVGEKLTRLIETATDKRLPLLIVCASGGARMQEGMLSLMQMAKISGALERHREAGVLYMPLLTHPTTGGVTASFAMLGDLILAEPKALIGFAGRRVIEQTLREKLPDNFQTAEYLQDHGFVDTIVPRTQLKSTLAMLMKLHGCLQGSAAV from the coding sequence GTGTCGCTGTTCGACTGGTTCGCGGATCGCCGTAAGGAACAGTCCGTCGTGAAAGTTGTTCAAGAGCCCGAAGAAGGCGACGGTCTCTGGAGCAAATGCCCTGAATGCGGCCAGGTGGTGTATCGCAAAGATCTGCTGGCCAATGCCAGCGTCTGCAGCAACTGCGGACATCACCATCGGATCTACAGCGCTGAGCGCATCGCTTTGATTGCCGATGAAGGCAGTTTTGAAGCGATTGACGAAGCGCTGGCCCCAACCGATCCTCTCGTTTTTAAAGACCGTCGTGCCTACGCCGACCGACTGCGTGAGACCCAAGCCGGTACAGGGCTCCGCGATGGGGTGATGACAGGATTGTGCCGGGTGGACGACATCCCCATGGCCCTGGCAGTGATGGATTTCCGCTTCATGGGCGGATCCATGGGATCGGTTGTGGGAGAGAAGTTGACCCGCCTGATCGAAACAGCCACAGACAAGCGGCTGCCGCTGCTGATTGTCTGCGCGTCAGGGGGAGCTCGCATGCAGGAAGGCATGCTCAGCCTGATGCAGATGGCCAAGATCTCAGGCGCCCTGGAACGGCATCGCGAAGCAGGTGTTCTTTACATGCCCCTGCTCACCCACCCAACCACGGGAGGGGTGACCGCCAGCTTCGCCATGCTGGGTGACCTGATTTTGGCAGAACCGAAAGCCCTGATTGGCTTCGCCGGACGCCGAGTGATCGAACAGACCCTGAGGGAAAAGTTGCCCGACAACTTCCAGACGGCGGAATACCTCCAAGACCACGGATTCGTGGACACGATCGTTCCCCGCACCCAGCTGAAATCCACTCTGGCCATGCTGATGAAGCTGCATGGCTGCCTGCAGGGGAGTGCCGCAGTCTGA